A DNA window from Trypanosoma brucei brucei TREU927 chromosome 11 chr11_scaffold01 genomic scaffold, whole genome shotgun sequence contains the following coding sequences:
- a CDS encoding amino acid transporter, putative, producing MSDKGKCATDVENTTSPVTQQTFPAEPSGIVDASEPIHTDDKNKRVDARGDAPPSVWQSFSAKMKHIAGTVVPYGGLVSSVFNLCSVCIGAGILGLPAAANRSGLVMAMLYLVVIGGLGVFSLHILSLVMEKTGLRTFEHTARGVMGRRFEYFVVVIRWINSFGATVSYVISVGHVLNPIIEKSCGAPEFLRTPGGIRLLTALTWMVFMLPLVLPKRVNSLRYVSGFAIIFVLYFVFAIVIHGAQSGLPKLTSDEEDGVKLFNTGNSAIASVGVFMFAYVCQINCYEVYWEMKKRSCARFTVYAAISMAFCGILYALTILFAYGEFGGAIDNSILLMYNPITEVMMMIGFIGMVVKLCVAYALQTMALRNTIYHVLGWELETLPYWKHFSFVIPLSLVVLLAGLFIPNINTVFGIVGAICGGFLSFIFPSLFYMYSGKWTRRNVGNFHFFGTYFLLCAGVVGLVFGTVSVVSENILALIANKVEVVRVRAPETQC from the coding sequence ATGTCTGACAAAGGCAAGTGTGCCACTGATGTCGAGAACACCACTTCACCCGTAACCCAACAGACTTTTCCTGCGGAACCTTCAGGAATAGTTGATGCGAGTGAACCTATTCACACGGATGATAAGAACAAGAGGGTTGACGCTCGTGGCGATGCACCGCCATCCGTGTGGCAATCATTTAGTGCAAAGATGAAGCATATTGCAGGTACTGTTGTTCCATATGGTGGATTAGTGTCAAGTGTTTTTAACCTTTGTTCAGTGTGCATTGGTGCCGGTATCCTTGGACTTCCTGCCGCGGCAAACCGCAGTGGGCTTGTGATGGCAATGTTGTATTTGGTGGTTATTGGTGGGTTGGGTGTTTTTTCCCTGCATATCCTGTCACTTGTGATGGAGAAGACCGGTCTTCGCACGTTTGAGCACACCGCAAGAGGGGTTATGGGGCGAAGGTTTgagtattttgttgttgttattcgATGGATCAACTCGTTCGGTGCGACGGTTTCCTATGTGATTAGCGTCGGCCATGTGTTGAATCCCATCATAGAGAAATCGTGCGGTGCTCCCGAGTTCCTGAGGACTCCGGGTGGGATTCGTCTCCTGACTGCACTCACATGGATGGTTTTCATGTTGCCACTCGTTTTACCGAAGAGGGTTAACTCGCTCCGCTATGTTTCCGGTTTCGCAATTATTTTTGTCCTGTACTTCGTCTTCGCAATTGTGATTCATGGAGCTCAAAGCGGACTCCCGAAGTTAACGagtgatgaagaagatggCGTGAAGTTGTTCAACACTGGAAACTCTGCTATTGCGTCCGTTGGTGTTTTTATGTTTGCATATGTTTGCCAGATCAATTGCTATGAAGTTTACTGGGAGATGAAGAAGCGCAGCTGTGCCAGGTTCACAGTGTACGCTGCCATATCCATGGCGTTTTGCGGTATTCTGTACGCACTCACTATTTTGTTTGCGTATGGTGAGTTTGGTGGTGCTATCGACAACTCAATTCTTCTCATGTACAATCCCATCACggaggtgatgatgatgataggtTTCATTGGCATGGTGGTCAAACTTTGTGTTGCTTACGCCCTTCAAACAATGGCGTTGCGGAACACAATATATCATGTTCTGGGCTGGGAATTAGAGACGCTGCCTTATTGGAAGCACTTTTCCTTCGTgattcccctttccctcgtTGTGTTGCTGGCTGGCCTCTTCATTCCTAACATTAACACTGTGTTTGGTATTGTGGGTGCTATTTGTGGCGGGTTCCTCAGTTTCATATTCCCATCGCTATTCTACATGTATTCTGGCAAATGGACTCGACGGAATGTGGGCAACTTCCACTTTTTTGGAACCTACTTTCTTTTATGTGCTGGCGTCGTGGGTCTCGTCTTCGGTACAGTCTCCGTCGTGTCGGAAAACATTTTGGCGCTTATCGCCAACAAGGTGGAAGTTGTTCGTGTGAGGGCGCCGGAAACTCAGTGCTGA
- a CDS encoding exonuclease, putative, producing MSANKHGHSEKSSTEAMDSDLPDSLPSSWSEALSGWDGPCDGEQVQKKQRRENTTAHPSDAVQTSAMGVSLLLGAPHAPPSSAPPTIVERSVLSSKRLQPLSAVCIDVETTGIAPTKDEIISIAVVELLFGAAGHNQWELSGRSFHRLVKPTKKVSSSAYRVHKLTSKVLERQPPFAAILPDLAAFLSDVRSGSTSTAAGDIHYKGPGGTNNVERVPLSSGGAAATVSVSRPSFQVEGCAAKVGGFLTALQSSCRNNRTLVFPPVIAHNAAFDRNFLYQSALRNGWEVVWDKQSPLTCTMSMFRALYPECPTNLTKACSLAGIDAAGREDRHDALQDAQLCGHLFIYLTEAWKSCSKRDPDNTETV from the coding sequence ATGAGTGCCAATAAACACGGACATTCCGAAAAGAGCTCCACAGAGGCAATGGATAGTGACTTGCCTgactcccttccttcttcctggAGCGAAGCTTTAAGCGGTTGGGACGGGCCGTGTGACGGGGAGCAggttcaaaaaaaacagcggaGAGAAAACACGACCGCTCATCCTTCAGATGCTGTGCAGACATCTGCAATGGGAGTTTCGTTACTGCTTGGTGCCCCACATGCACCTCCTTCTTCCGCGCCGCCAACAATAGTTGAGCGCAGTGTGCTTTCTTCTAAACGTCTCCAGCCCCTCTCTGCGGTGTGCATTGACGTTGAAACAACTGGCATTGCACCCACGAAAGACGAGATAATTTCTATCGCGGTCGTTGAGTTGCTCTTCGGTGCGGCTGGTCACAACCAGTGGGAGTTGAGCGGCCGTTCATTCCACCGCTTAGTGAAGCCAACTAAAAaagtttcttcttctgcttaCAGGGTGCACAAATTGACATCAAAGGTGCTTGAACGCCAACCACCTTTTGCAGCCATCCTTCCAGATTTAGCCGCGTTCTTGTCCGATGTTCGGAGCGGGTCCACATCGACAGCAGCGGGAGATATCCATTACAAAGGTCCTGGCGGTACTAATAATGTTGAGCGTGTACCTCTCAGCAGTGGTGGAGCTGCTGCGACCGTCAGCGTAAGCAGACCCTCTTTCCAGGTTGAAGGATGTGCTGCAAAGGTTGGTGGTTTCCTCACGGCGCTCCAATCGTCATGTCGCAACAACAGGACACTTGTATTCCCGCCTGTTATAGCCCATAATGCTGCCTTCGATAGGAACTTCCTGTACCAAAGTGCACTTCGCAATGGTTGGGAAGTGGTGTGGGACAAGCAATCACCTCTTACCTGCACGATGTCAATGTTCCGTGCGTTGTATCCGGAATGTCCTACGAATTTAACCAAAGCATGTAGCTTGGCTGGCATTGACGCTGCTGGAAGGGAGGACCGACACGATGCTTTACAAGATGCCCAACTGTGCggacatttatttatttacttaacTGAAGCTTGGAAATCTTGCTCCAAAAGGGATCCCGATAATACGGAAACTGTATAG
- a CDS encoding amino acid transporter, putative: MSDKGKCATDVENTTSPVTQQTFPAEPSGVSKVSEPVYADDKNKRVDARGDAPPSVWQSFSAKMKHIAGTVVPYGGLASSVFNLCSVCIGAGFLGLPAAANRSGLVMAMLYLIIMALMTVFSLHILSLVMEKTGLRTFEHTARGVMGGRFVYFVIAIRLLNSFGTSTSYIITIGHVLRPIIENSCGAPEFLRTPGGIRLLTALTWMVFMLPLILPKRVNSLRYVSGFAIIFVLYFALTIVIHGAQSGLPKLTSDEEDGVKLFNSGNSAIASVGVFMFAYVCQINIYEVYWEMKKRSCARFTLYAAISMAFCGTFYGFVAFFGYGEFGGTVTNSILLMYNPITEVMMLIGSIGVVVKICISYALQTMAIRNSIYHVLGWELETLPYWKHFSFVIPLSLTVLLAGLFIPNINTVFGIVGAICGGFLSAIFPSLFYMYSGKWTRRNVGNFHFFGTYALFILGVVGLVFGTVTVVTNTIMSFIHGGGGAAVIKPPPVC, from the coding sequence ATGTCTGACAAAGGCAAGTGTGCCACTGATGTCGAGAACACCACTTCACCCGTAACCCAACAGACTTTTCCTGCGGAACCTTCAGGAGTAAGCAAAGTCAGTGAACCTGTTTATGCGGATGATAAGAACAAGAGGGTTGACGCTCGTGGCGATGCACCGCCATCCGTGTGGCAATCATTTAGTGCAAAGATGAAGCACATTGCAGGTACTGTTGTTCCATATGGTGGATTAGCGTCAAGTGTTTTTAATCTTTGTTCAGTGTGCATTGGTGCCGGTTTTCTTGGACTTCCTGCCGCGGCAAACCGCAGTGGGCTTGTGATGGCAATGTTGTATTTGATCATCATGGCATTAATGACAGTTTTTTCCCTGCATATCCTGTCACTTGTGATGGAGAAGACCGGTCTTCGCACGTTTGAGCACACCGCAAGAGGGGTTATGGGTGGACGATTTGTATACTTCGTCATTGCAATTCGTTTGCTGAACTCGTTCGGTACAAGTACCTCctatattattactatcggTCATGTTTTAAGACCCATCATAGAGAACTCATGCGGTGCTCCCGAGTTCCTGAGGACTCCGGGTGGGATTCGTCTCCTGACTGCACTCACATGGATGGTTTTCATGTTACCACTCATTTTACCGAAGAGGGTTAACTCGCTCCGCTATGTTTCCGGTTTCGCAATTATTTTTGTCCTGTATTTTGCACTTACAATTGTGATTCATGGAGCTCAAAGCGGACTCCCGAAGTTAACGagtgatgaagaagatggCGTGAAGTTGTTCAACAGTGGGAACTCTGCTATTGCGTCCGTTGGTGTATTTATGTTTGCATATGTTTGCCAGATCAATATTTATGAAGTTTACTGGGAGATGAAGAAGCGCAGCTGTGCCAGGTTCACATTGTACGCTGCCATATCCATGGCTTTTTGCGGCACTTTTTACGGCTTTGTTGCCTTTTTCGGCTATGGTGAGTTTGGCGGCACTGTGACCAACTCAATTCTTCTCATGTACAATCCCATCACGGAGGTCATGATGCTGATAGGCTCTATAGGTGTGGTCGTTAAGATATGTATTAGTTACGCCCTTCAAACAATGGCGATTCGCAATTCAATATATCATGTTCTGGGCTGGGAATTAGAGACGCTGCCTTATTGGAAGCACTTTTCCTTCGTgattcccctttccctcaccGTGTTGCTGGCTGGCCTCTTCATTCCTAACATTAACACTGTGTTTGGTATTGTGGGTGCTATTTGTGGCGGGTTCCTGAGCGCTATATTCCCATCGCTATTCTACATGTATTCTGGCAAATGGACTCGACGGAATGTGGGCAACTTCCACTTTTTTGGAACCTACGCACTGTTCATTCTTGGTGTAGTGGGTCTCGTGTTCGGCACAGTCACTGTTGTAACAAACACCATCATGTCGTTCATtcacggtggtggtggcgctgCTGTTATTAAGCCCCCGCCTGTCTGCTGA